Proteins encoded together in one Capricornis sumatraensis isolate serow.1 chromosome 3, serow.2, whole genome shotgun sequence window:
- the TEKT4 gene encoding tektin-4 produces MAQMDILLTKEPAPQTVPACQLPLKLYDVARNTGAHTSSGLATSGFRTAKYLLDEWFQNCYARYHQAFADRDQSERQRHESQQLAAETEALARRTQQDSTRKVGGRRQDTQGWKSELQRQVEELVSETEQLLAQKQRLERALDATAGPFSIVTDNLQCRDRRQHPDLVRDCVEIELLKEAELIRNIQELLKRTIMQAVSQIRLNREHKETCEMDWSDKVEAYNIDEACCRYNNQSTDVQFYPHSAKFEESASTPETWAKFTQEHLYRAERERLASVNLRNLIDCILQDTSEDLRLQCDAVNLAFGRRCEELEDARHKLEHHLRKTLREITDQEHNIAALKQAIKDKEAPLKVAQTRLYQRSHRPNVELCRDTAQFRLVSEVEELNLSLAALKEKLLEAEQSLRNLEDTRMSLEKDIAVKTNSLFIDCHKCMAHRAHYPTVLQLAGYQ; encoded by the exons ATGGCACAGATGGACATACTCCTGACCAAGGAGCCCGCCCCACAGACGGTGCCAGCATGCCAGCTGCCCCTCAAGCTGTACGATGTGGCCCGAAACACGGGCGCCCACACATCCTCGGGCCTGGCCACCTCCGGCTTCCGCACGGCCAAGTACCTACTGGACGAGTGGTTCCAGAACTGCTATGCCCGCTACCACCAGGCCTTCGCCGACCGCGACCAGTCGGAGCGGCAGCGCCACGAGAGCCAGCAGCTGGCGGCGGAGACCGAGGCGCTGGCGCGGCGCACACAGCAAGACTCCACAAGGAAGGTGGGCGGGCGCCGGCAAGACACGCAAGGCTGGAAGTCGGAGCTGCAGCGCCAGGTGGAGGAGCTGGTCTCCGAGACCGAGCAGCTGCTGGCCCAGAAGCAGCGGCTGGAGCGCGCCCTGGACGCCACGGCCGGGCCCTTCTCCATCGTCACTGACAACCTGCAGTGCCGCGATCGCCGCCAGCACCCCGACCTTGTGCGCGACTGTGTGGAGATCGAGCTGCTGAAG GAGGCCGAGCTCATCCGGAACATTCAGGAGCTCCTGAAAAGGACCATCATGCAGGCTGTGAGCCAGATTCG GCTGAACCGGGAGCACAAGGAAACCTGCGAGATGGACTGGTCCGACAAGGTGGAGGCCTACAACATCGACGAGGCCTGCTGCCGCTACAACAACCAGAGCACCGACGTGCAGTTCTACCCGCACTCGGCCAAGTTCGAGGAGAG TGCCTCCACGCCCGAGACCTGGGCCAAGTTCACCCAGGAACACCTGTACCGCGCTGAGCGCGAGCGCCTGGCCTCGGTCAACCTGCGGAACCTCATCGACTGCATCCTGCAGGACACGTCCGAGGACCTGCGGCTGCAGTGCGACGCCGTGAACCTGGCCTTCGGGCGGCGGTGCGAGGAGCTGGAGGACGCGCGCCACAAGCTAGAGCACCACCTGCGCAAG ACGCTGCGGGAGATCACGGACCAGGAGCACAACATCGCGGCGTTGAAGCAGGCCATCAAGGACAAGGAGGCACCTCTGAAGGTGGCCCAGACTCGCCTGTACCAGCGCTCCCACCGGCCCAATGTGGAGCTGTGCAGAGACACTGCCCAGTTCAG GCTGGTGAGCGAGGTGGAGGAGCTGAACCTGTCCCTGGCAGCGCTGAAGGAGAAGCTTCTGGAAGCGGAGCAGTCCCTGCGCAACCTGGAGGACACGCGCATGAGCCTGGAGAAGGACATCGCGGTCAAGACCAATAGCCTCTTCATCGACTGCCACAAGTGCATGGCCCACCGTGCCCACTACCCCACCGTGCTGCAGCTGGCCGGCTACCAGTGA
- the C1QTNF8 gene encoding complement C1q tumor necrosis factor-related protein 8, whose translation MVAPALLLLLALPAGAWRGLGLPCRPCVQCCRPAWPPAAPGPGAHVSDGDTWAGLPRLRPTIDISILKGEKGEVGVRGRSGRSGKQGPPGSRGLRGRKGQKGQAGLPGAQCARTYAAFSVGRSEGLHSADALQAVTFDTELVNLDGAFDLASGHFLCTAPGVYFLSLNVHTWNYKETYLHIMRNAHAAAVLYAQPSERSVMQAQSLLLPLAAGDAVWVRMFQRDRDNAIFGEHGDLYITFSGHLVKPDAELCWPRRHASSQGPPS comes from the exons ATGGTGGCCCCTGCCCTCCTGCTGCTCCTGGCGCTGCCTGCTGGGGCCTGGCGTGGCCTGGGGCTGCCTTGCCGGCCGTGTGTGCAGTGCTGCCGTCCAGCCtggccccccgccgcccccggccCAGGTGCCCATGTGAGTGACGGGGACACGTGGGCAGGGCTGCCCCGCCTGCGGCCCACTATTGACATCTCGATCCTCAAAG GTGAGAAGGGCGAGGTGGGGGTCAGAGGTCGCTCTGGTAGGAGCGGGAAGCAGGGCCCGCCTGGCTCTCGGGGCCTCCGGGGCCGCAAGGGCCAGAAGGGGCAGGCGGGGCTGCCGGGCGCGCAGTGCGCGCGCACCTACGCGGCCTTCTCGGTGGGCCGGAGCGAGGGGCTGCACAGCGCCGACGCCCTCCAGGCGGTGACCTTCGACACGGAGCTGGTCAACTTGGACGGCGCCTTCGACCTGGCCTCCGGCCACTTCCTCTGCACCGCGCCCGGCGTCTATTTCCTGAGCCTCAACGTGCACACCTGGAACTACAAGGAGACCTATCTGCACATCATGCGCAACGCGCACGCGGCCGCTGTGCTGTACGCGCAGCCCAGCGAGCGCAGCGTGATGCAGGCGCAGAGCCTGCTGCTGCCGCTGGCCGCGGGCGACGCCGTCTGGGTGCGCATGTTCCAGCGCGACCGCGACAACGCCATCTTCGGCGAGCACGGCGACCTCTACATCACCTTCAGCGGCCACCTGGTCAAGCCGGACGCCGAGCTCTGTTGGCCCCGGCGCCACGCCAGCTCCCAGGGCCCACCCTCCTGa